A part of Chlamydia ibidis 10-1398/6 genomic DNA contains:
- a CDS encoding RsmB/NOP family class I SAM-dependent RNA methyltransferase, which produces MIPFRLHHLYQLIKELHTSPIGESNRVALYFKQHRSLGSKDRQWISSRIFAILRHQRLLEALILRENQSISPETLFEKVESGALHSIEDYQDIPWPVRYSISDDLADCLIKDYGEEKAQDLARCFLLESICSIRVNTLRISVEDLQKRLPYPSSPGSIAGSLRFDKRYPLICTPEFCRGLFEIQDESSQKVAFDIPITKKDCVLDFCAGAGGKSLIFAEKARHVVLHDSRKEILEEARQRFRRSRMKNFTLAPKLSRERFPIVVVDAPCSGSGVFRRHPEKKQSFSKKQLTTYVRVQKGILQEASRYVEPRGRLIYITCSILSEENTDHIKYMERFGWELEKMLTVPLEPVGGDGFFAAHFRKLS; this is translated from the coding sequence ATGATACCCTTCCGTTTACATCACTTATACCAATTAATAAAAGAGCTGCACACTTCTCCTATAGGCGAATCAAATCGCGTAGCCTTATATTTTAAGCAACATCGTTCATTAGGATCTAAAGATCGACAATGGATAAGCTCTAGGATTTTTGCTATATTGCGCCATCAAAGACTCTTAGAAGCTCTAATATTGCGAGAAAATCAAAGCATATCTCCAGAAACTCTTTTTGAAAAAGTTGAATCCGGTGCCTTACATTCTATAGAGGATTACCAAGATATTCCATGGCCTGTCCGGTATTCAATATCCGATGATCTTGCAGATTGTTTGATTAAAGATTACGGAGAAGAAAAGGCTCAAGATTTAGCAAGGTGTTTCCTTTTAGAATCTATATGCTCCATTCGTGTTAATACTCTAAGAATCTCTGTAGAAGATCTTCAAAAACGTTTGCCATACCCGAGTTCTCCAGGATCTATAGCAGGTTCCCTGCGCTTCGACAAGCGCTATCCTCTCATTTGTACTCCGGAATTTTGTAGAGGTTTATTCGAAATTCAAGATGAATCTTCTCAGAAAGTGGCTTTTGATATCCCTATCACTAAAAAAGATTGCGTTTTGGACTTCTGTGCAGGTGCAGGAGGAAAGAGTTTAATTTTTGCTGAGAAGGCTCGGCATGTTGTTTTACATGATAGTCGTAAGGAAATTCTTGAAGAAGCGCGACAACGTTTTCGCCGTTCTCGGATGAAAAACTTTACATTAGCGCCTAAGTTAAGTAGAGAACGGTTTCCTATAGTAGTGGTAGATGCACCCTGCTCTGGTAGTGGGGTTTTCCGTCGCCACCCAGAGAAAAAACAGTCCTTTTCTAAGAAACAGTTAACAACTTATGTGAGAGTGCAGAAAGGAATTTTACAAGAAGCTAGTCGCTATGTAGAGCCTCGAGGACGACTTATATATATCACGTGCTCTATTCTATCTGAAGAAAACACCGATCATATTAAATACATGGAACGTTTTGGTTGGGAATTAGAAAAGATGTTAACAGTTCCTTTGGAGCCTGTGGGGGGTGATGGATTCTTTGCTGCTCATTTCCGCAAGTTATCCTAA
- a CDS encoding TmeB family type III secretion system effector, which produces MTLGPIGGDRDPGWRDLNNESGDSNNVDPKDVEGEADLEDRISDHVESILENIGEVEIPEPTPSENISADLTERVESHEEQGKIAKILQRIRKVVSSIWSAKHPKSVIQKSQFDSSYQKSYIEILRETEITVNSIEMLSSQESRVCFAAVRKFFRNILRRMSSYIAQRRSHSAINLCGVKPDSFEGTISLALMLRVIMKSTADISDAYEHHISENTKPFTFQRGNTKTEDFSCRMSDSDDEETKRISTYSSLSETGGAEAAHVIGMLYKIIDMNLGIDATATARGITRLVCIPCLDKLACAEHIYKLRRVDYKQDYSEIVELAKSIDALSSRGRADASVARNILNTLRQQHSDLLGEFITLWAGDRHHLVNLSVVQNIVEANLPVIMEAQQSDPEIFEKKLNALIYNFFFTFQTMRQADERTQM; this is translated from the coding sequence ATGACTTTAGGACCTATAGGTGGCGATAGAGATCCCGGATGGCGGGATCTCAATAATGAATCTGGTGATTCTAATAACGTGGATCCTAAAGATGTTGAAGGAGAGGCAGATTTAGAAGATCGCATTTCCGATCATGTTGAATCAATTCTTGAGAACATCGGGGAAGTTGAGATACCAGAACCTACTCCTTCAGAAAATATCTCAGCAGATTTAACAGAAAGAGTAGAAAGTCACGAAGAACAGGGGAAGATTGCAAAGATACTGCAAAGAATACGTAAGGTAGTATCCTCGATCTGGTCAGCAAAACATCCCAAGAGTGTTATACAAAAATCGCAATTTGATAGCTCCTATCAGAAAAGTTATATTGAAATCCTTCGAGAAACAGAGATTACAGTAAATTCTATCGAGATGTTGTCCTCCCAGGAATCTCGAGTTTGTTTCGCTGCAGTCAGAAAATTTTTTCGAAATATTTTAAGAAGAATGAGTTCCTATATAGCGCAGCGACGTTCACATAGCGCTATTAACTTGTGTGGAGTCAAGCCTGATAGTTTTGAAGGCACAATTTCTCTTGCTCTAATGTTGCGTGTTATTATGAAGTCAACCGCTGATATATCAGACGCTTACGAACACCATATTTCTGAAAATACAAAACCTTTCACTTTCCAAAGAGGGAACACAAAAACAGAAGATTTTAGTTGTCGAATGTCTGATTCTGATGATGAAGAGACGAAAAGAATATCGACTTACTCTTCTTTGTCTGAGACTGGAGGTGCAGAAGCTGCTCATGTTATAGGAATGTTATACAAGATCATAGATATGAATTTAGGCATAGATGCAACAGCTACAGCACGAGGCATAACTAGGTTAGTGTGTATTCCTTGTTTAGACAAACTTGCATGTGCAGAGCATATATATAAACTTAGGCGTGTAGATTATAAACAAGATTATTCTGAAATTGTTGAACTAGCAAAATCGATAGATGCTTTATCTTCTAGAGGCAGAGCAGATGCAAGCGTTGCTAGGAATATTCTTAATACATTGCGTCAGCAACATAGTGACTTGTTAGGAGAGTTTATAACTTTATGGGCAGGGGATCGTCATCATCTAGTCAATTTGAGCGTGGTTCAGAATATCGTTGAAGCAAACCTTCCCGTAATTATGGAGGCGCAACAAAGTGATCCCGAAATATTTGAAAAAAAATTAAACGCCTTGATTTATAACTTTTTCTTCACCTTCCAGACGATGCGCCAAGCCGATGAACGGACGCAAATGTAA
- the semD gene encoding SemD/SinC family type III secretion system effector — protein sequence MGINPTGNNKNDAWISGAHEQHPDVENTQSNMGDHSISTNGDSTGILSRIASSISSLIAKWFGGSSASSSSRRDSVSSQSSLKESIESGHDTDSLSDRSSISGESFKTAKTAFSDEFVDSMSTLGSSSETSSFKFPSEEKVDHSSDPVRHAGSNLIKKGYTPGKKVDIPTLPPQAMNTGAAVKRQAPQPPQQRPVSSGSVVENLKSQLQVHKDAKQAKLDGLSSKVRERWTNLETTNTVAYTLSGLQTLGKSLETTRQNLSSLSFPQMGVRDQAIKNSLSLAARGLTSLGMKEKKQDGESALLSIVVGLAITGPTLSSEEKVTDYVKQMIDEQLEGGYEGVDPEEEPWVENLMEYAANIDHLRSAYPDQAPKFWESLVLYSASSISSLSSSEKSAHVGSYNDEEIQSITSQNTQDLAALRAIDQSVYSRTLTILASDLL from the coding sequence ATGGGAATAAATCCAACAGGAAATAATAAAAACGATGCATGGATTTCTGGGGCCCATGAACAGCATCCTGATGTAGAAAATACTCAATCGAACATGGGGGATCACAGTATATCTACAAATGGAGACTCAACAGGCATTCTTTCCCGTATTGCTTCCTCGATATCCTCATTGATTGCGAAATGGTTTGGAGGAAGTAGTGCGTCTTCCTCATCTAGGAGAGACTCTGTTTCTAGTCAGAGTAGTTTGAAAGAATCTATAGAGTCGGGTCACGATACCGATAGTTTATCTGATAGATCTTCGATTTCCGGAGAATCATTTAAAACTGCCAAAACTGCTTTTTCAGACGAGTTTGTTGATTCTATGTCTACATTAGGAAGTTCCTCTGAAACTAGCAGTTTTAAATTCCCTAGCGAAGAAAAAGTAGATCACTCTAGCGATCCTGTACGTCATGCAGGTTCTAATCTCATCAAAAAGGGTTATACACCAGGGAAAAAAGTTGACATTCCTACACTGCCTCCTCAGGCAATGAATACAGGTGCAGCAGTAAAGCGGCAAGCTCCTCAACCACCACAGCAGCGTCCTGTGTCTTCAGGTAGCGTTGTTGAAAATCTTAAGTCACAATTACAAGTACACAAAGATGCTAAACAAGCTAAGTTAGATGGGTTATCCAGTAAAGTACGCGAGCGATGGACTAATTTAGAAACTACCAACACGGTGGCTTACACTTTATCTGGTTTACAGACTCTTGGCAAATCTCTAGAGACAACTCGACAAAACTTATCATCTCTCTCATTTCCGCAGATGGGAGTCAGGGATCAAGCTATTAAAAATAGTCTTAGCTTAGCGGCAAGGGGATTAACGTCACTTGGTATGAAAGAGAAAAAGCAAGACGGAGAGTCCGCTCTATTAAGTATTGTAGTAGGTTTAGCTATCACGGGACCGACACTATCTTCAGAAGAAAAAGTTACAGACTATGTCAAACAGATGATTGACGAGCAGTTGGAAGGAGGATACGAAGGTGTTGATCCTGAGGAAGAACCTTGGGTAGAGAACCTTATGGAATATGCAGCAAACATAGATCATCTACGTTCGGCATACCCTGACCAGGCTCCAAAATTTTGGGAGAGCCTAGTTTTGTATTCAGCTTCTAGTATCAGCTCTCTTTCTAGTTCAGAGAAATCGGCACACGTAGGGAGTTATAATGATGAAGAGATTCAAAGTATAACCTCACAAAATACTCAAGATCTAGCTGCTCTAAGAGCTATAGACCAGTCTGTTTATAGTCGTACTCTTACTATATTGGCTTCAGATCTTTTGTAA
- a CDS encoding TIGR00153 family protein, with protein MQTLARLFGQSPFAPLQAHLEVVAFCVKQILPMFTALKNGQHEQVLAIAKVISDKEYQADCIKNDMRNHLPIGLFMPISRAGMLEIISIQDSIADTAEDVAILLTIRRLCLYPEFEELFFRFLSKNIEAFDLTMTVIQEFNKLLESSFGGRKADKARFLVGRVAKTEHECDVLQRELMQVLFSDSFIIPEKEFYLWLQVIKQTAGISDSSEKLAHRINMTLEEK; from the coding sequence ATGCAAACCCTTGCTCGGCTGTTTGGGCAGTCTCCTTTTGCTCCACTTCAGGCACATCTCGAGGTGGTAGCTTTCTGTGTAAAGCAAATACTACCCATGTTTACCGCTTTGAAAAATGGTCAACATGAGCAGGTTCTTGCTATTGCTAAAGTTATTTCAGATAAGGAATATCAAGCAGACTGTATAAAAAATGACATGCGTAATCATCTCCCAATCGGCTTATTTATGCCTATATCACGAGCGGGGATGTTAGAAATTATTTCTATACAGGATAGCATAGCTGATACTGCAGAGGATGTGGCTATCCTGCTTACTATTAGGCGGTTATGTCTATATCCTGAATTTGAAGAGCTATTTTTCCGCTTTTTAAGCAAAAATATTGAGGCTTTTGATCTCACTATGACTGTGATTCAGGAGTTCAATAAATTGTTAGAAAGTTCTTTTGGAGGAAGAAAGGCAGATAAGGCACGTTTTCTGGTAGGACGTGTAGCTAAGACAGAACACGAATGTGATGTTTTGCAAAGAGAACTTATGCAAGTTCTTTTCTCCGATAGTTTCATAATTCCTGAGAAAGAATTTTATTTATGGTTGCAAGTAATCAAGCAGACGGCAGGTATATCAGACAGTTCCGAAAAACTTGCTCATCGAATTAACATGACGTTGGAAGAAAAGTAA
- a CDS encoding inorganic phosphate transporter encodes MFALLVFVLLCSFYTSWNIGANDVANAVGPSVGSGVLTLRQAVLVAAVFEFLGALLLGNRVAGTIESSIVSVSDPIIASTDYILGMTAALLATGVWLQLASFFGWPVSTTHSIVGAVVGFGLVLGNGTVIYWESVGVIAISWILSPLVGGVIAYMVFSFIRKNILYKNDPVAAMIRVAPFLAGLVIVILGVIVTLGGVVTSFIPLLWALVIVAACGLMAYGCMFAYVHTQYCVSISDMPKPGTLLYRLKACGGNYGRKYLIVERIFAYLQIIIACFMAFAHGSNDVANAIAPVAGVLRQAYPSVYSSQTLIGLMAFGGVGLIFGLAIWGWRVIETVGCKITELTPSRGFSVGLGAAITIAVASAIGLPISTTHVVVGAVLGIGLARGIQAINLNIIKDIVMSWFITLPAGAILSILFFFALRALFH; translated from the coding sequence ATGTTTGCCCTACTCGTTTTTGTTCTTTTGTGTAGCTTTTACACATCCTGGAATATCGGTGCGAACGATGTTGCCAATGCTGTTGGCCCAAGTGTAGGATCCGGAGTTTTAACTTTGCGTCAAGCAGTTTTGGTTGCTGCGGTCTTTGAATTTTTAGGGGCTCTATTACTTGGGAATCGCGTAGCAGGGACTATTGAGAGTAGCATTGTCTCTGTTTCTGATCCTATCATAGCTTCGACAGATTACATTTTAGGAATGACTGCAGCACTACTTGCAACTGGAGTTTGGTTGCAACTAGCCTCATTTTTCGGTTGGCCGGTATCTACTACTCATTCTATTGTTGGAGCCGTAGTAGGTTTTGGCTTAGTTTTGGGCAACGGTACAGTAATTTATTGGGAGTCTGTTGGAGTAATTGCGATTAGTTGGATTCTTTCACCTTTGGTAGGTGGGGTCATTGCCTATATGGTTTTTTCTTTTATTCGTAAAAACATTCTTTATAAAAATGATCCCGTGGCAGCTATGATCCGTGTGGCACCATTTTTGGCAGGCCTCGTCATTGTTATTCTTGGTGTAATCGTTACCTTAGGTGGCGTGGTAACCAGTTTTATTCCATTGTTATGGGCGTTAGTTATAGTAGCGGCCTGTGGATTGATGGCTTACGGTTGTATGTTCGCTTATGTACACACACAGTACTGCGTGAGCATTTCCGATATGCCAAAACCCGGAACTCTTCTTTATCGTTTGAAGGCATGTGGCGGTAATTATGGTAGGAAGTATCTTATCGTAGAACGGATATTCGCTTATCTACAGATTATTATAGCCTGTTTTATGGCTTTTGCTCATGGTTCTAATGACGTAGCTAATGCTATTGCCCCTGTTGCTGGGGTATTACGCCAGGCATATCCTTCTGTGTATTCTTCCCAGACGCTAATTGGTTTAATGGCCTTTGGAGGCGTAGGTTTAATCTTCGGGCTCGCTATTTGGGGATGGCGTGTTATCGAAACTGTCGGTTGTAAGATCACAGAACTTACACCGTCGCGTGGTTTTTCTGTAGGATTAGGTGCGGCAATTACTATTGCCGTTGCTTCTGCTATAGGACTACCAATATCAACCACACATGTAGTTGTCGGGGCGGTGCTTGGGATCGGACTTGCACGAGGAATTCAAGCAATTAACTTGAATATCATTAAAGATATCGTCATGTCCTGGTTCATTACTTTGCCGGCAGGTGCGATACTGTCGATTCTATTTTTCTTTGCTTTAAGAGCTCTTTTCCATTAA
- a CDS encoding ParB/RepB/Spo0J family partition protein, whose product MSSIIDKDTIIEVPIESIRVSPFQPRRVFSELELEELVMSIKSVGLIHPPVVREIRSGNKILYYELIAGERRWRALQSAGYTVIPVVLKQVMTDDVAAEATLIENIQRVALNPMEMAEAFKTLITVFGLTQDKVAQRVGKKRSTVANYLRLLSLSDKIRERIHTGDITLGHAKVILSLDDPQLREVLSDKIIKDNLAVRDTEREAKRISSGRNLAKATNSQVPETDYQNLVDQLSQHLGCKVNIKSQQNQFVLSLSLDNEDSLKHVIEHLLK is encoded by the coding sequence GTGAGTTCAATTATCGATAAAGATACAATCATCGAAGTCCCCATTGAGAGTATTCGTGTCAGTCCCTTCCAACCTCGTCGGGTATTCTCTGAATTGGAATTAGAAGAATTAGTGATGTCTATAAAGTCCGTAGGATTGATCCATCCGCCAGTAGTTCGAGAGATTCGCAGTGGGAATAAGATCTTATACTATGAGCTCATAGCTGGTGAACGTCGTTGGCGTGCTTTACAATCTGCGGGGTATACTGTCATCCCAGTAGTTTTGAAGCAGGTGATGACAGACGATGTTGCAGCTGAAGCAACATTGATAGAAAATATTCAAAGAGTAGCGCTTAATCCTATGGAGATGGCCGAAGCTTTCAAAACCCTAATTACCGTATTTGGGTTAACTCAAGATAAGGTAGCACAACGTGTAGGAAAGAAACGTTCTACAGTTGCAAATTACTTAAGATTACTGTCCTTATCGGATAAAATTCGTGAAAGAATACATACAGGAGATATAACACTAGGGCATGCTAAAGTTATTCTATCTCTCGATGACCCTCAGCTTCGCGAAGTGCTGAGTGATAAGATCATAAAAGATAATTTAGCCGTCAGAGATACAGAACGTGAGGCTAAGAGAATATCGTCAGGACGTAACCTAGCAAAAGCAACTAATTCCCAAGTTCCTGAAACAGACTACCAAAACTTAGTAGACCAACTCAGTCAGCATCTGGGATGTAAGGTTAATATTAAATCACAACAAAACCAATTTGTACTCTCCTTATCCCTGGACAATGAGGACAGTTTAAAGCATGTGATAGAGCATTTACTTAAGTGA
- a CDS encoding ATP-binding cassette domain-containing protein, with amino-acid sequence MSNAFPLIQASNLCKHYYKRSLWFRKNNIATKAIDNISFSIPQGKIVGLIGESGSGKTTLALALSGLLSFTSGYLVFNQKTIKINSKEDLKYLRSHVRMVFQNPQASLNPRKTIFDTLGHSLLYHRLASKDEILSTVIQSLELVGLSSDYCYRYPHQLSGGQQQRVSIARALLGTPNLMICDEVVSALDLSMQAQILNTLAEVQNKLKLTYLFISHDLAVVRSFCSDLLIMYKGQLVETGPAERIFSDPQHPYTQMLLNSELSDTPDKRRSIINKPKIYS; translated from the coding sequence ATGAGTAACGCCTTTCCCTTAATACAAGCCAGTAACCTTTGTAAACATTACTACAAAAGATCTCTTTGGTTTCGTAAAAATAACATAGCCACCAAAGCTATTGATAATATTTCATTTTCTATACCTCAGGGAAAGATTGTCGGTTTGATTGGAGAATCCGGTTCTGGAAAAACTACTTTAGCTTTAGCCTTATCTGGACTTCTATCGTTTACATCCGGTTATCTAGTTTTCAATCAAAAAACTATTAAAATTAATTCTAAAGAGGACTTGAAATACCTACGCTCTCATGTACGAATGGTATTCCAAAATCCCCAAGCCTCTCTAAATCCAAGGAAAACGATTTTTGACACTCTAGGGCACTCTTTATTATACCACCGCTTAGCATCCAAAGATGAAATTCTTTCAACAGTGATACAGTCCTTAGAGCTTGTTGGTCTCTCTTCAGACTACTGCTATCGTTATCCACATCAACTATCCGGGGGGCAACAACAAAGAGTATCTATTGCCAGAGCTTTACTAGGTACTCCTAATTTAATGATTTGTGATGAAGTGGTCTCTGCATTAGATCTTTCCATGCAAGCCCAGATTCTAAATACTCTAGCTGAGGTACAGAATAAACTAAAACTCACCTACTTGTTTATTTCTCATGATTTAGCAGTAGTACGATCCTTTTGTTCAGATCTTCTAATCATGTACAAAGGTCAGTTAGTAGAAACTGGACCTGCTGAAAGAATTTTTTCTGATCCACAACACCCCTACACTCAAATGTTGTTAAACTCTGAGTTATCAGACACTCCGGATAAACGAAGATCAATAATTAACAAACCCAAGATCTATTCCTAA
- a CDS encoding phosphoglycerate kinase: MDKLTVQEISPEEKKVLLRVDFNVPIKDGKILDDVRIRSAMPTINYLLKKRASVILMSHLGRPKGEGFEEKYSLQPVVEVLEGYLGHHVPLAPDCIGEVARQAVGQLSPGRVLLLENLRFHKGEEHPEMYPTFAAELAAYGDFYVNDAFGTSHRKHASVYTVPQAFPERSVAGLLMEKELEFLGQHLLVSPKRPFTAILGGAKVSSKIGVIEALLNQVDNLLLAGGMGFTFLKALGKSLGKSLVEESGIELAQRVLKIARDRNVRILLPSDVKVAKTCEPGVSWTEISIDAGIPSDLEGLDIGSKTIQEFSRVIDSSQTVFWNGPVGVYEVPPFDQGSVAIAECLARHPSAVTVVGGGDAAAVVALAGCAARVSHVSTGGGASLEFLEKGYLPGTEVLSPANHN; this comes from the coding sequence ATGGATAAATTAACAGTTCAGGAGATTTCCCCTGAGGAAAAAAAGGTTTTGCTCCGAGTTGATTTTAACGTTCCTATAAAAGACGGGAAAATCCTTGATGACGTTCGTATTCGTAGTGCAATGCCAACTATCAATTATCTTTTAAAGAAACGTGCTTCAGTTATTCTGATGAGCCACCTTGGCCGTCCTAAGGGTGAAGGATTTGAAGAGAAATATTCCTTACAGCCTGTTGTTGAAGTTCTGGAAGGTTATTTAGGTCATCATGTTCCTTTGGCCCCCGATTGTATCGGAGAAGTTGCTAGACAGGCAGTTGGGCAGTTATCCCCGGGTAGAGTGTTATTATTGGAAAATCTACGTTTTCATAAGGGAGAAGAGCATCCTGAAATGTATCCTACGTTTGCTGCTGAGTTGGCTGCCTATGGAGATTTCTATGTGAATGATGCCTTTGGTACATCGCATCGTAAACATGCCTCTGTCTACACTGTTCCCCAAGCATTCCCTGAAAGGTCCGTTGCTGGATTACTTATGGAAAAAGAGTTGGAATTTTTGGGACAACACCTTTTAGTCTCTCCAAAACGTCCCTTTACGGCCATTCTCGGTGGCGCTAAGGTTTCTTCAAAGATAGGTGTTATCGAAGCTCTGCTTAATCAAGTAGATAACCTTTTATTGGCTGGAGGGATGGGTTTCACTTTCTTAAAAGCTTTGGGAAAATCTTTAGGAAAGTCATTAGTTGAAGAATCAGGAATAGAGCTTGCACAACGAGTATTGAAAATAGCAAGGGATCGTAATGTTCGCATCCTCTTGCCCTCAGATGTCAAAGTTGCAAAAACTTGTGAACCAGGGGTGTCTTGGACTGAGATTTCTATAGACGCTGGTATTCCTTCTGATCTTGAAGGATTGGATATTGGTTCAAAAACAATCCAGGAATTCAGCAGAGTAATTGATAGTTCTCAAACAGTTTTTTGGAACGGCCCTGTAGGTGTCTACGAGGTTCCTCCTTTTGATCAGGGATCAGTTGCGATTGCTGAGTGTTTAGCTCGCCATCCATCAGCGGTCACCGTCGTGGGTGGAGGAGATGCAGCAGCAGTAGTTGCTTTAGCTGGATGTGCGGCTCGCGTTTCTCACGTATCTACGGGAGGAGGAGCCTCTTTAGAGTTTTTAGAGAAAGGATACCTCCCAGGTACAGAAGTTCTTTCTCCCGCGAATCATAACTGA
- a CDS encoding ABC transporter ATP-binding protein, producing MVAAPILEVRDLSISLHKRRKFYPIVESLSFELYKGQTLAIIGESGSGKTLTVRALMQLLPAAQFRTEGHVLFHNIDLLHAPKSIHRTIFGTKIGMIFQNPMSSLNPVFTIEHQFQELIRTHLFLPPKQAQEKILEALTETGFHQPEVCLKLYPHELSGGMLQRISIAMALLTAPEILIADEPTTALDVSVQYQILQLLKNLQKKTGMSLLIITHNMGVVAETADNVLVLYSGRMVEHAPVDRIFHNSSHPYTQDLLASRPSLLHRDDRTFVAIPGQPPHYSEMPSGCSYHPRCKKAYHKCGSDSPNNQNIYKNHKVRCWLYE from the coding sequence ATGGTTGCTGCCCCTATTTTAGAAGTTAGAGATCTATCTATAAGCCTTCACAAGCGTCGAAAGTTTTACCCTATTGTAGAGTCTTTATCCTTTGAATTATATAAAGGTCAGACGTTAGCAATTATCGGCGAGTCTGGGTCTGGGAAAACGCTGACGGTCAGGGCATTAATGCAATTACTGCCTGCTGCTCAGTTCCGTACTGAAGGACATGTGCTTTTCCATAACATAGACTTGCTACACGCACCTAAATCTATACACAGAACAATTTTCGGGACAAAGATTGGTATGATATTCCAAAATCCTATGTCCTCACTTAACCCTGTTTTCACGATTGAACATCAATTTCAAGAGTTAATTCGCACGCATTTATTTCTGCCCCCTAAACAAGCTCAAGAAAAAATTCTCGAAGCTCTTACGGAAACTGGATTTCACCAACCTGAGGTCTGTTTAAAACTCTATCCTCACGAACTTTCTGGGGGAATGTTACAAAGAATTTCTATAGCTATGGCTTTGCTCACTGCTCCAGAAATCTTGATAGCTGATGAGCCTACAACAGCCCTAGATGTGTCTGTTCAGTATCAGATCTTACAATTATTGAAAAATCTACAAAAGAAAACAGGCATGAGTCTACTGATCATCACCCATAACATGGGAGTAGTTGCAGAAACTGCTGACAATGTATTGGTACTCTACTCCGGAAGAATGGTTGAACATGCCCCCGTAGATCGTATTTTCCACAATTCCTCTCATCCATATACACAAGATCTTCTTGCTTCTAGACCATCCCTATTACATCGTGACGATCGTACATTCGTTGCTATTCCAGGTCAGCCTCCTCATTATTCCGAAATGCCTTCTGGATGTTCTTACCACCCTAGGTGTAAAAAAGCGTACCATAAATGTGGATCTGATTCCCCTAATAATCAGAATATTTATAAAAACCATAAAGTACGATGTTGGCTCTATGAGTAA